In the genome of Bacteroidales bacterium, the window TGCATCGATCCGGGGGAGATCGTATTTCGTTTTCAGAATGTACTGGCTCAGCTTTCCGTGACTTATATCCTGGCCTTCCTGGTCATGAAGAAAAAGCCGTGGGTTCAGATTGGCTTCTCCTTTGCGCTTATTGCTCTGACTGAAATTATATACAGAGGTTTTTGGGTGGAAGGCTTTAACCATGCCTTCGTGCCCAATGAGAATTTCGGAACCTGGCTGGATTTGCAATACGGAGGCGCCGATCTGCATGGACACTGGGTCTCATTTAATGCCATTCCCACCACGGCCCATACCATCTGGGGAGTTCTCGCTGGCCAGTTGCTTATGAGCCAGAGAAGGGCGGGCCAAAAGCTGAAGATCTTAATAATAGCCGGGGTTATTGGTGTTGTTGTCGGGTATGGTCTCAGTCCCATTACACCGATTATCAAGAGAATAAGCACCTCTACTTTTGTTATAGTGACCGGAGGCTGGACCTTTCTGACACTGGCCTTTTCCTACTGGCTGATTGATATGAAAAAGCGGCAGAAGTGGTCGGTCTTTTTCAGGGTGGTGGGAATGAACCCTCTTTTTATATACCTTTTTGCCCATGTGGGCGGGGCGGTCTTTATTGAAGCTATCCTGCATCCCTTTACCTTTGCCCTCTTTGGCTGGATGGGAACACTAAGCGCATCCATTCTGACCAGCGCCCTCGTTTTGTTTATCCTGTGGTATATATGTCAATGGCTCCATAAGCATAAGATTTACATAAGGATTTAAGCACTTATTAAAAGCACAGATCATGATCAGAAGACTATTAATTCCTGTTTTGGCAGGCTTCCTGACGGGATGCTCCCTCACTTCCGGTAAGCAGGAACTTTATCACCTGATGACCAAAACGGATGCCCATGTGCATATCCGCACTGCGGATCCGGCCATCATGGAGTTTGCCCGTTCGGAAGGGTTTAAGCTGCTCACCATCAATACACGCTCCGAAAGCCAGAAGAATATTGATGAACAGCGTGAATATGCCATGAATATGAAGGACCGGTACCCGGATGATATCAGCTGGCTGGCCACCTTTTCCATGGAAGGTTTTGAGGAGTCCGGATGGGCGGAGGAGGTGGTCCGCAAACTCCGGGAGGATCTGGACCGGGGTGCTTCCGGATTTAAGATCTGGAAGGACATCGGGATGACCTTTCGCGACAGTCTGGGACATTTTGTTTTTCTGGATGATCCCCTTTTTGAGCCTGTGCTGAGTTTTATGCAGGCCAGTGGAAAACCACTGCTGACCCATATCGGAGAACCGAGGAACTGCTGGCTTCCGGTCGATTCGATGACCGTAAACGGCGATAAGAGCTACTTCACCAACAACCCGCAATACCACATGTACCTGCATCCCGATTATCCCTCCCACGAAAGGCTGATGGAATCCAGGGATCATGTGCTGGCTACCTACCCCGCCCTGAACATGATCGGGGCCCACCTGGGCAGCCTGGAGTGGGATGTGGATGTGCTGGCAGGAAGGCTGGAACGCTATCCCAATTTTGCAGTGGACCTGGCAGCCCGGGTTTGCCATCTCCAGGTCCAGGATAGAGAGAAGGTCCGCGCATTTATGATCCGCTTCCAGGACCGGATCCTTTATGCCACCGACCTGGGGGTCACCGATAACAACGTTGAGAACAGGATTGAATGGCTGGAGAAGGAGTGGCATTACGACTGGGCCTATTTTGCCGGCGACAGCCTGATGAGCTCCCGGAACGTGGAGCATGCATTCATGGGACTGGACCTGGATGAAGAAGTTCTCCGGAAAATCTTTTACAGCAATGCCTTGGAATGGTATCCGGGGGTTTTTGAGTGATCCATACAGAAACGGTGGCCAGAAGGCTCGGATTGTTGAAGCACTCTCAGAATGATTATTTGTGCATAACTTTGCGGCATTTAATTTCGGGGTGAAAAAGATGCCCGTTACTTTGTACCTGTATATTTGTGACCCACATAGAGAGATGCTAAAAATTGCAAAAGACGATAATCAGTACCGGGTGGAGTTGTTCCAGGTAAACAAACTGAATATCCTGGTTTCAGAGCTGGTCAGGCAACAGTTGCTTGAACTGGTCGAAACACCCGGTGTAAGCGTGGTTTTTAATCTGGATGATGTTCGGTTTATCGACTCTGCCGGCTTTCATGTGCTTGTGGAGCTTGCCGACCGGGCCAGGGAGGCCGGGAGCCAGTTTAAACTCAGCAATATCACCGATGAGGTCATGGAACTCATTAAGCTGACGGAGCTGGGGAACCGTTTTGATATGATCAGCTGCGCGAATACCGGAGAAAAGATACTGATGGAGCTGGACTAGGATCCGATCAGGGTAGCCGAAGTACAATCGTAAATTGTAACTTCTGTATAGTCGCCCGGCTTCAGGTCCCTTTTTGGAAAAACTACTACCTTATTCTGGGAGGTGCGTCCAAAAAGCTGCTCCTCCGATTTTTTAGAAGTGCCCTCCACCAGCACTTCAAAGGTCTTTCCAAGATCCTTTTTCTTACTGTTCAGGGAAAGTCTCGATTGCAGCTTTATGATCTCATTCAGCCTGCGGGTCTTGACTGCTTCCGGAACATCATCCTTTAATTTGTCGGCCGCATAGGTGTCTGGTCGTTCACTGTATTTGAACATATAGGCAAAGTCATAGTCCGCCCACTCCATCAGGCTGAGCGTCTGCTGGTGCTCCTCTTCGGTCTCCCCGCAAAAACCGGCAATGATATCTGTGGAGATCGTGGCCTCCGGAAGGTAGGTACGGATGGCCGAAATACGGTCCATGTAATGTTCCCTGGTATACTTTCGCTTCATTCTTTTTAGTACGGTGGAACTGCCCGACTGCACGGGAAGGTGGATCGACCTGCACAGGTTGGGATATTGTGAAATGACTTTCAGCAGCTCATCCGACATATCCTTGGGATGTGAGGTGGCAAAGCGCACTCTGAACGCCGGGTTGATTCCCGCCACTCTTTCCAGCAGCTCCTCGAATTTTATCAGATTGCCGTCCTCTTTCCAACGGTAGGAATTCACATTTTGTCCCAGCAGGGTTACTTCCCGGTAGCCTTGTTCAAAGAGCCCGGTGCTTTCCCGGATGATGGTTTCCGGATCGCGACTCCGTTCCCTGCCCCGGGTTCCCGGTACTACGCAGTAGGCGCAGAAATTATTGCAGCCCCGCATGATAGCCACAAAGGAGGTCACGTGGTTGCGGTCCATCCGGACCGGCCGGATATCGCCGTAAGTCTCCTCCAGCGACAGGAGGGTATTGATGCCCTTCTGACCGCTTTCCACCTCTGTCAGCAGGGAAGGCAGATCGCGGTAGGCATCGGGCCCCACTACCAGGTCGACCGTGTTTTCTTCCTCCAGCAGCTTCTCTTTGAGCCGTTCTGCCATGCAGCCGATCACTCCAACCTTAAAGCTGTGGTTCAGCTCTTTGAGGCGGCCAAATTCCCGTATCCTGGTTCTGACCCGCTGCTCGGCATTGTCCCGGATGGAACAGGTATTCACCAGCACCAGGTCGGCCTCATCCAGGGTTTCAGTTACCTGGTAATTATGCTGTTGGAGGATGGCAGCTACCACTTCGCTGTCCACCACATTCATCTGGCAGCCATAGGTTTCTATATAGAGCTTGCGCTTTGACATGGACGCAAAGGTAGAAAAAAGACCATTGACCGGCAATTTGAAACAGTTTACCGATTTAAGCTTCTCGAGTGCTTAAAGATGCTTTATACTTGCAATAGATAATGAAGTCTTATTTATAAATTTAAACAAATGAAAATGGGAGCAGGATTATTTTGGGGGGCGTTTTTACTCCTTCTGGGGGTGGCCCTGATCATAAAGGTGGTCTTTCATGTAGACTTCCCGGTATTTAAAGTTCTGATTGGGATTTTCCTGGTTGTGCTTGGATTGAAAGTGATCTTTGGTAAATTCTTAATATCGCCCGGGCATTTTAAAAGTGAGGAAACAATTTTCAATGAACGGGTATACGACAATCCTGAATCGGGTAAGGAGTACACGGTGCTGTTTGGCAAGGGGGTGTATGATTTTACCAATGTGGACCTGGAGCAGGGTAGTTTTCGGGCCAAGGTAAGCACGGTTTTCGGAGGTACTCAGATTATTATTCCGCGGGATAAGCCGGTCAGGATCCAGGCCGATGCCGTGTTTGCAGGGGCCGAGCTGCCGGGAGGCAACAATGCCGTATTTGGCACCAGCACCTATGAAAGTGACTCCTGGCGTCCGGATACAGCCTCCATTGATATCAAGGTGGATGTGGTTTTTGGCGGAGTTCAGGTGATCCGGCGCTGATGTTTTTAAAAGAGCGGCATTTTTCTAATTTTGCAATAAATTATTGATTCAGAATTATGTCAGGACACAGCAAATGGTCGACTATCAAGCGCAAGAAAGGCGCCAATGATGCCAAAAGAGGAAAGCTTTTCACCAAATTGATCAAAGAAATCACGGTGGCAGCCAGCGAGGGAGGTATGGATGTAGAATCTAATCCGAGACTACGCTCCGCTGTTCAGAATGCCAGGGGGATGAATATGCCCAAGGATACCATCCAGCGGGCGATTAACAAGGCAGATAAAGACAACTCTTCGTTTCTGGAACTTAGCTTTGAAGGGAAACTTCCCCATGGCATCCTGGTGTTTGTCGATTGTCTGACCGACAACCGGAACCGGACCG includes:
- a CDS encoding DUF5009 domain-containing protein produces the protein MTDLSSSPKPERLLSLDFFRGATMFLLIAEFTHLFSYLYDPSLEGSFIHTIAEQFHHHPWNGLRFWDLIQPYFMFIVGVAMPYSFSNRIKRGHSRAQITRHAIQRAFLLLFLGWALYCIDPGEIVFRFQNVLAQLSVTYILAFLVMKKKPWVQIGFSFALIALTEIIYRGFWVEGFNHAFVPNENFGTWLDLQYGGADLHGHWVSFNAIPTTAHTIWGVLAGQLLMSQRRAGQKLKILIIAGVIGVVVGYGLSPITPIIKRISTSTFVIVTGGWTFLTLAFSYWLIDMKKRQKWSVFFRVVGMNPLFIYLFAHVGGAVFIEAILHPFTFALFGWMGTLSASILTSALVLFILWYICQWLHKHKIYIRI
- the miaB gene encoding tRNA (N6-isopentenyl adenosine(37)-C2)-methylthiotransferase MiaB; the protein is MSKRKLYIETYGCQMNVVDSEVVAAILQQHNYQVTETLDEADLVLVNTCSIRDNAEQRVRTRIREFGRLKELNHSFKVGVIGCMAERLKEKLLEEENTVDLVVGPDAYRDLPSLLTEVESGQKGINTLLSLEETYGDIRPVRMDRNHVTSFVAIMRGCNNFCAYCVVPGTRGRERSRDPETIIRESTGLFEQGYREVTLLGQNVNSYRWKEDGNLIKFEELLERVAGINPAFRVRFATSHPKDMSDELLKVISQYPNLCRSIHLPVQSGSSTVLKRMKRKYTREHYMDRISAIRTYLPEATISTDIIAGFCGETEEEHQQTLSLMEWADYDFAYMFKYSERPDTYAADKLKDDVPEAVKTRRLNEIIKLQSRLSLNSKKKDLGKTFEVLVEGTSKKSEEQLFGRTSQNKVVVFPKRDLKPGDYTEVTIYDCTSATLIGS
- a CDS encoding STAS domain-containing protein, with protein sequence MHNFAAFNFGVKKMPVTLYLYICDPHREMLKIAKDDNQYRVELFQVNKLNILVSELVRQQLLELVETPGVSVVFNLDDVRFIDSAGFHVLVELADRAREAGSQFKLSNITDEVMELIKLTELGNRFDMISCANTGEKILMELD
- a CDS encoding LiaF-related protein, whose amino-acid sequence is MKMGAGLFWGAFLLLLGVALIIKVVFHVDFPVFKVLIGIFLVVLGLKVIFGKFLISPGHFKSEETIFNERVYDNPESGKEYTVLFGKGVYDFTNVDLEQGSFRAKVSTVFGGTQIIIPRDKPVRIQADAVFAGAELPGGNNAVFGTSTYESDSWRPDTASIDIKVDVVFGGVQVIRR
- a CDS encoding amidohydrolase family protein, which produces MIRRLLIPVLAGFLTGCSLTSGKQELYHLMTKTDAHVHIRTADPAIMEFARSEGFKLLTINTRSESQKNIDEQREYAMNMKDRYPDDISWLATFSMEGFEESGWAEEVVRKLREDLDRGASGFKIWKDIGMTFRDSLGHFVFLDDPLFEPVLSFMQASGKPLLTHIGEPRNCWLPVDSMTVNGDKSYFTNNPQYHMYLHPDYPSHERLMESRDHVLATYPALNMIGAHLGSLEWDVDVLAGRLERYPNFAVDLAARVCHLQVQDREKVRAFMIRFQDRILYATDLGVTDNNVENRIEWLEKEWHYDWAYFAGDSLMSSRNVEHAFMGLDLDEEVLRKIFYSNALEWYPGVFE